In the genome of Myxococcus stipitatus, one region contains:
- a CDS encoding class I SAM-dependent methyltransferase: MAMEIQWESQARALFQDLMGKGPPEAFKDSASAAIEREAERGARERGVNRIEREDVARACLRVAPPAFRPRVMKNLAAHGLDGNAFLPPDKQVAAPPAAPKKLDDSYDSEWDRVHARLAGHREEVSRIYAMKQRTGPLRVLDLACGTGKHLQEFARDGHVCHGVDQQGWKLEKAAEQARAQGLDISFTNTDLKTLDLGGRFDLVVCLYAMSTMTSDEDARATLSVARRHLAEDGIFVFNVINKAANSDPNAPMYRSVHVEHHLRDYTFDEVVELLRGAGLEPGTTQSSTVLDVKDLDLFIAARHGSAPHGK, encoded by the coding sequence TGGGGAAGGGGCCTCCCGAGGCATTCAAGGACTCGGCCTCGGCCGCCATCGAGCGGGAGGCGGAGCGCGGCGCGCGCGAGCGAGGCGTCAACCGCATCGAGCGGGAGGATGTCGCGCGGGCCTGCCTGCGCGTGGCGCCTCCGGCCTTCCGGCCGCGGGTGATGAAGAACCTGGCCGCCCATGGCCTGGACGGCAATGCCTTCCTCCCTCCGGACAAGCAGGTCGCCGCGCCTCCCGCTGCTCCGAAGAAGCTGGACGACTCCTACGACTCCGAATGGGACCGCGTGCACGCACGGCTCGCGGGCCACCGGGAGGAGGTCTCCCGCATCTACGCCATGAAGCAGCGGACGGGCCCGCTGCGGGTGCTGGACCTCGCGTGTGGCACCGGCAAGCACCTGCAGGAGTTCGCGCGCGACGGACATGTCTGCCACGGCGTGGACCAGCAGGGCTGGAAGCTGGAGAAGGCCGCGGAGCAGGCTCGCGCGCAGGGACTGGACATCTCCTTCACGAACACGGACCTGAAGACGCTGGACCTGGGCGGCCGGTTCGACCTGGTGGTGTGTCTCTACGCGATGAGCACCATGACCTCCGACGAGGACGCACGGGCCACGCTGAGCGTCGCCCGCCGTCACCTCGCCGAGGACGGCATCTTCGTCTTCAACGTCATCAACAAGGCGGCCAACTCGGACCCGAACGCGCCGATGTACCGCTCCGTGCACGTGGAGCACCACCTGCGCGACTACACGTTCGACGAAGTGGTGGAGCTGTTGAGAGGGGCGGGACTCGAGCCTGGGACGACCCAGTCCTCGACGGTGTTGGACGTGAAGGACCTGGACCTGTTCATCGCAGCCCGGCATGGGAGCGCGCCCCATGGAAAGTAG